The following DNA comes from Thermoanaerobaculia bacterium.
CATGAAACCGTAGTGCGCGATGACCTCGCTGAAGCCATGTGCCAACTCGCGCATCTGGATCCTGTCCCGCTTGGGGACCTCCGGGATGCCCTCGGTCACGATGGTGAACAGAATGACCTTTTCGTGAAGCACCTTGTTGTGCTTGAAGTGGTGCAGCAGGATCGGGGGTGTCACCCCCATGGCCGAGGTCATGAAGACCGCCGTTCCCTTGACCCGGTGGGGGTTGTACGACTCGAGGCGGGCCAGAAAGGGGTCGATCGGCAGGCTCCCGATCTCGAGAAAGCTCCGCACTGCGCGCCGGCCGATCTTCCAGGTGGTCATGACAAAGAAGAAGAGCGAACCCACCATGAGTGGAAACCAGCCGCCGTGGACGATCTTCGGGATGTTGGCGAGGAGGAACGGAATCTCGACCGCGAGGAAGAGGGCCACGAGCCCGAAGGCGAGCGCGGGGGACCACTTCCAGCGCCGGATGATGACCGCGGAGAGCAGGATGGAGGTGCAGATCATCGCGCCCATGACCGAGATGCCATAGGCACCGGCGAGCTTGGAGGAGTCGCGGAAGCCCAGCGTGAGCGCGATGCAGGCGATCATCAGGAGCCGGTTGATCTCCGGTACGTAGATCTGGCCGCTCGCCTCGCCCGAGGTGTGGATGATCGAGAGCCGGGGAAGATAGCCCAGCTGCACGGCCTGCTGGGCGAGCGAGAAAGCGCCCGAGATCATCGCCTGCGAAGCGATCACCGCCGCTGCGGTGGCCAGGATCACGAGCGGATAAAGGAGCATCGAGGGCGCGAGGCCGTAGAACGGATTCGCCACCGCGAGAGCGCCGCGCTCGAGCAGCAGGCTCCCCTGGCCGAAGTAGTTGAGCAGGAGGGCCGGGAAGACGAGCGAGAACCAGGAGATGCGGATCGGGCCGCGCCCGAAATGACCCATGTCGGCGTAGAGCGCCTCTCCTCCCGTGACGCAGAGCACGACCGAGCCCAGGATGAGGAAGCCGTGCAGCCCGTTGTCGGCGAAGAAGCGCACGGCGTGCGCCGGGTTGATCGCTCCCAGCACCTCCGGATGGCGGAGGATGGCCGGGATGCCCAGTGCCGCGATCGCCGCGAACCAGACCAGCATCACCTTGCCGAAGACCGCGCCGATCCCGGCGGTACCCTTGCGCTGAACGAGAAACAGGGCGAGGAGAATCCCGACCGCCAGAGGCACGATCCAGGGGCGGAAGATCGGAGTCGCCACGTCGAGCCCCTCGAGCGCGGAGAGGACGGAGATCGCCGGGGTGATCATGCCCTCGGCGAGGAGCAGCGCCGTGCCGACCAGGGCGAGGCTGACCAGGATCGTCCAGCGCTTCCTGCCCGTCTCGCCTTTGCCGGGGTGACTCCGCTGTTCGGTAACCAGTGCAAGGAGCGCGAGGATGCCGCCGTCGCCATGGTTGTCGGCCCGCAGCACGAAAGAGACGTACTTGACCGAGATGATCAGCGTGAGGGCCCAGAAGACCAACGAGAGAACCCCCAGCACGTTGCCGAGCAGCGGTGCGACACCGTGCGCGGGGTTGAAGCACTCCTTCATGGCATACAGCGGCGAAGTTCCGATGTCGCCGTAGACCACGCCCAAGGCGCCCACACCCAGCCGCGCCAGGTCCTTCGGCGAGCGGATGATCGGTGCGTGGGAGGTCAGATTGACGTCGACGCCGGTCGACGACTCGGTCTTGGTCATACGAGGGCGGAGCGTAACACGCGAGCGCCGGCCACCACTCGGCCCTGCAACGGCAACCGCTGGATAATCAATGACCTGCTCCGCAACTCAGAGCCGAACCTAAATCTCGACCTGGGCGCCGAGCTCGATCACGCGGTTCGGGGGAATGCGGAAGAATGCGTTGGCGGGCCGCGCGTTGCGAGCAAGGTAGACGAACAGGCTCTTGCGCCAGCCGGCCATGGCCGATNNNNNNNNNNNNNNNNNNNNNNNNNNNNNNNNNNNNNNNNNNNNNNNNNNNNNNNNNNNNNNNNNNNNNNNNNNNNNNNNNNNNNNNNNNNNNNNNNNNNGCGCAGAGCGCCAGCGCCTGCCACAGCGGCCAGTTCCAGATCCGGCGCTGGACGGAGAAGAGCAGGATCGTCGTGATGACCATTGTCCCCATCACCGCG
Coding sequences within:
- a CDS encoding KUP/HAK/KT family potassium transporter, with amino-acid sequence MTKTESSTGVDVNLTSHAPIIRSPKDLARLGVGALGVVYGDIGTSPLYAMKECFNPAHGVAPLLGNVLGVLSLVFWALTLIISVKYVSFVLRADNHGDGGILALLALVTEQRSHPGKGETGRKRWTILVSLALVGTALLLAEGMITPAISVLSALEGLDVATPIFRPWIVPLAVGILLALFLVQRKGTAGIGAVFGKVMLVWFAAIAALGIPAILRHPEVLGAINPAHAVRFFADNGLHGFLILGSVVLCVTGGEALYADMGHFGRGPIRISWFSLVFPALLLNYFGQGSLLLERGALAVANPFYGLAPSMLLYPLVILATAAAVIASQAMISGAFSLAQQAVQLGYLPRLSIIHTSGEASGQIYVPEINRLLMIACIALTLGFRDSSKLAGAYGISVMGAMICTSILLSAVIIRRWKWSPALAFGLVALFLAVEIPFLLANIPKIVHGGWFPLMVGSLFFFVMTTWKIGRRAVRSFLEIGSLPIDPFLARLESYNPHRVKGTAVFMTSAMGVTPPILLHHFKHNKVLHEKVILFTIVTEGIPEVPKRDRIQMRELAHGFSEVIAHYGFM